In Fusarium oxysporum Fo47 chromosome VII, complete sequence, the following proteins share a genomic window:
- a CDS encoding heterokaryon incompatibility protein-domain-containing protein, which produces MLCAVCMSMFQNSAMSGPHHKDHERLAAAAKNGCRICYYLSPKFPSDNLKPLEYGLKWANSWALHWEIYFYETSSGNSMSIDDRARTHTDRLVFVDVSSSSDTDTPSGYNEFLDLVAADLGSDPTRVRTDFPPLRDIPDNTGHEDVARVAKDWLQTCKDHHNCGSASSPQDAGWYPKRFIHVGDKQQSPRLIISENETPEGSYAALSHCWGENPDFLMLTSDTLSDFCREIQLQHLPASFRDAIITCRRMGIPYIWIDSLCILQAGDGSHEDWLLHSEEMHRVYQNCYLNISIDVSKNPHGGAFRSRDPTYLQDCYLWTPFLTAPHQLADAEEQSKFRNLCSIFTRDDFSFVRLDLPISKRAWVFQERLLAPRTLHFTLDRISWECERSRNLTEYLPKGAGNDEWAGFDCLYQSAYSIQEQGDVFAFYYDFVLPYMKRQLSHPDEDKLVAFAAVARRCTSWFRSEYCAGIFRSTMPQGLLWEAFPVDSMKRSKVYRAPSWSWANMDCSVNFDVFEHKPIVIFADIVDVAVELVDPKNQFGQVKSGSLTLTGPLIASEALVPREHNSEGVLPEGRFGRAGYQDIQTMLGHTLGITADTANLWNEIERKPWLIAQENMYFLAILETSEYPRTCGLLLQKNNNGSFTRAGYWEAGTGFVSKHAHATCQFRSENITIV; this is translated from the coding sequence ATGCTTTGTGCGGTGTGCATGTCCATGTTTCAGAACAGCGCGATGAGCGGGCCTCATCACAAAGATCACGAAAGACTTGCCGCTGCCGCGAAGAATGGGTGTAGAATCTGTTACTACCTAAGCCCAAAGTTTCCATCCGACAACCTGAAGCCTCTAGAATATGGATTGAAGTGGGCGAACTCATGGGCGCTCCATTGGGAAATCTATTTCTATGAGACTAGTAGCGGTAACTCCATGTCTATCGACGACAGGGCCCGAACCCACACAGACCGGTTGGTGTTTGTTGACGtatcttcctcatcagacACTGACACTCCATCTGGTTACAATGAGTTTCTCGAccttgttgctgctgatcTAGGTTCGGATCCCACTCGGGTTCGAACAGACTTTCCTCCTTTGCGAGATATCCCGGATAATACCGGCCACGAGGATGTTGCACGCGTGGCTAAGGACTGGCTCCAGACCTGTAAGGATCATCACAACTGCGGATCTGCCTCCAGTCCACAGGATGCAGGCTGGTATCCAAAGCGATTCATCCACGTTGGTGACAAACAACAGTCGCCGAGATTGATTATATCAGAGAACGAGACTCCAGAAGGAAGTTATGCGGCGTTAAGCCATTGTTGGGGGGAGAACCCAGACTTTCTCATGTTAACATCTGATACTTTATCCGATTTCTGCCGGGAAATTCAGTTGCAACACCTTCCCGCAAGTTTCCGAGATGCCATCATCACCTGTCGTCGAATGGGCATTCCATACATTTGGATCGACTCGCTTTGCATCTTACAGGCTGGAGACGGTTCGCATGAAGATTGGCTCTTGCATTCTGAGGAAATGCATCGAGTATATCAAAACTGCTACTTGAATATCTCTATCGATGTTTCTAAGAACCCCCATGGAGGTGCTTTCAGGTCGAGGGATCCGACATATCTTCAAGATTGTTACCTCTGGACACCGTTCCTCACCGCGCCCCATCAACTTGCTGATGCAGAAGAGCAGTCAAAGTTCAGGAATCTTTGCTCGATATTCACACGAGATGATTTTTCCTTTGTGAGACTTGACCTTCCCATTAGTAAAAGAGCATGGGTGTTTCAAGAGCGGCTCCTTGCACCCAGAACCTTACACTTTACTTTGGATCGCATCTCCTGGGAATGTGAAAGAAGCCGCAATCTCACTGAATATCTCCCCAAAGGTGCGGGAAATGATGAATGGGCAGGTTTTGATTGCCTCTACCAAAGCGCATACAGTattcaagaacaaggagatgTTTTTGCATTTTACTATGACTTTGTGTTGCCGTACATGAAGCGTCAACTTAGTCATCCGGATGAAGACAAACTTGTTGCCTTCGCCGCCGTCGCTCGACGCTGTACCTCATGGTTTCGCAGCGAGTACTGTGCTGGAATCTTTCGCAGTACAATGCCACAGGGTCTTCTCTGGGAGGCTTTCCCGGTTGATTCGATGAAAAGGTCGAAGGTCTACCGCGCACCATCTTGGAGCTGGGCGAACATGGATTGTTCTGTGAACTTCGACGTCTTTGAACACAAACCGATTGTTATTTTCGCAGATATAGTAGATGTTGCGGTGGAATTAGTTGACCCAAAAAACCAGTTTGGTCAAGTCAAGTCTGGTTCCTTAACGTTGACTGGACCTCTAATAGCCTCCGAAGCACTCGTCCCCAGGGAACACAATTCAGAAGGGGTCTTACCCGAGGGTAGGTTTGGACGTGCCGGCTACCAAGATATACAAACAATGTTAGGGCACACACTTGGGATCACTGCTGATACAGCCAATTTGTGGAACGAAATTGAAAGGAAGCCTTGGCTGATTGCTCAAGAGAACATGTATTTTCTTGCGATTTTGGAAACATCAGAGTACCCCCGTACTTGTGGTCTTCTATTGCAGAAGAACAATAATGGAAGCTTCACTCGAGCTGGATACTGGGAGGCCGGAACAGGGTTTGTATCGAAACATGCACACGCAACATGTCAGTTCAGGTCCGAAAATATTACAATAGTTTGA